One window of Methanocorpusculum vombati genomic DNA carries:
- a CDS encoding FumA C-terminus/TtdB family hydratase beta subunit, which yields MIRLTTPLGAEVLDLRAGDRVLLSGTIYTARDEAHLKILEQGFPFDPAGAVIYHCGPVVDTGRNVIVAAGPTTSARMNGLTAPMVDAGVRALIGKGGMSAGVRQALAGRAVYFAFTGGCAALAASCMALAGCHYPELGMAEAVWEIRVRDMPLVVGIDAHGGDLFAEVAQGVRKRYDQLRW from the coding sequence GTGATCCGTCTGACGACACCGCTGGGTGCGGAGGTACTGGATCTGCGGGCGGGGGACCGCGTGCTTTTGTCAGGGACGATTTATACCGCACGGGATGAGGCGCATCTGAAGATTCTGGAGCAAGGGTTTCCGTTTGATCCGGCGGGTGCAGTGATCTATCACTGCGGGCCGGTGGTCGATACGGGGCGGAATGTGATTGTTGCAGCAGGCCCCACAACGTCTGCGCGGATGAATGGTCTTACTGCGCCAATGGTGGATGCAGGTGTGCGGGCGCTTATTGGGAAGGGGGGAATGTCAGCCGGGGTGCGGCAGGCGCTGGCAGGCCGGGCGGTGTATTTTGCCTTTACCGGCGGGTGTGCGGCTCTTGCAGCCTCGTGTATGGCACTTGCGGGCTGTCATTATCCGGAGCTGGGGATGGCAGAGGCGGTGTGGGAGATTCGTGTGCGGGATATGCCGCTGGTGGTGGGGATTGATGCGCATGGAGGGGATCTGTTTGCAGAGGTGGCGCAGGGTGTGCGCAAACGGTATGATCAGCTGCGCTGGTGA